Genomic window (Microthrixaceae bacterium):
AGTTCGTCGGCGAGTTGGTTGAGTTCGGCCTCTCGACGACCCGTCAGAATGAGCGTGGCCCCTTCGCGTACGAGACGCCTGGCGATGGCGTGGCCGAGGCCACCGCTGGCACCGGTGAGCAGCACGGTGGACCCGGAGATGTTCATCGCGCCACGGTAGTGCGCGCCGCTCCACAGCGGTTGGGCGTCTGGTAACTGTCAGGGGTCCGCGACAGGGTGGAGGCCATGACCGACGTGGCGACCGATGCGACCCGACTGTTGAAACAACTCGCTGGGCCGAGCGCGCGGCTTCGGCCTGCACAGCTTGAGGCGATCGAGGCCGTGGTCGGGCAGCGGCGGCGGGCGTTGGTGGTGCAGCGGACCGGGTTCGGGAAATCGGCGGTGTACTTCATCGCCGCCAAGTTGTTGCGTGAACGCGGCGCCGGCCCGGCGCTGGTGGTGTCACCGCTGTTGGCGTTGATGCGCGATCAGGTAGCGGCGGCCGAACGGATGGGCGTGCGTTCGGCGACGATCAACTCCACCAACCTCGAAGAGTGGGCCGACATCGAAGCACAACTCGGCGCTGGCGAACTCGACCTGTTGTGCATCAGCCCCGAGCGGCTGAACCATCCGCGGTTCGCTCGTGAGGTGTTGCCGCGTCTCGCTGCGGGGCTCGGGTTGTTGGTCATCGACGAAGCGCACTGCATTTCGGATTGGGGTCACGATTTCCGCCCCGACTACCGCCGCATCCGCGATGCGATCGCCAACCTCGACCCGTCGACTCCGGTGATCGCGACGACGGCGACGGCGAACGAACGGGTGAGCCTCGACGTTGCCGAGCAACTTGGCGACGATGTCTTGGTCCTTCGCGGCACGCTCGATCGCGAGTCGTTGTCGCTCGGCGTGACGAACCTGGCGACCCAGGCCGAACGCCTGGCGTGGTTGGCGCAACGCATGGTGCAGGTGGAGGGGACCGGCATCGTCTATTGCTTAACCGTCGATCAGACTCAGCAGGTCGCCGAGTTCCTGCAGAGGGAGGGTCTCGATGCCCGGGCGTATTCGGGCAAGACCTCGACCGAGGAGCGCCTCATTCTCGAGGACGACTTCAAAGCGAACCGCCTGAAGGCCCTCGTGGCGACCAGCGCGCTCGGTATGGGGGTCGACAAGGCGGACGTGACGTTCGTGTACCACCTGGGGGCGCCACCGTCGCCGATCGCGTACTACCAACAGGTCGGCCGTGCCGGTCGCTCGGTCGATCACGCCGAAGGCTGGTTGTTGCCGGGGGCTGAGGACCGCGCGATCTGGGAGTACTTCGCCTCGGTCGGGTTGCCCCCCGAACGCCTGGTACAGCGGGTGCTTGAGGCGCTCGGCGATGCCACGGAGCGTGGTGCCGGACCCGTGAGCGTTGCCGCGCTCGAGCGACAGGTCGACCTTCGGCGCACCCGGCTCGAGACCCTGCTGAAGATCCTCGATGTCGACGGAGCGGTCGAGCGGACCTCTCAGGGGTGGGTGCTCACCGGTCAGCCCTGGGTATATGACCGCGAGCGCGTCGAGCGGGTGGAACAGGCGCGTCGCGACGAGGCCGATCAGATGGTCGCCTATGCGACGGCGGCGACGTGTCTGATGCGGTTCCTTCGTGAGGCGCTCGACGACCCCGAGGCCGTCGACTGCGGGAGGTGTTCGGTGTGCACCGGCTCGGGTGACCCGGTGGACCTCGACGAGGCGACCGTTCGTCGTGCCGTCGAGTTCCTCCGCGGCGTCGACGTCGTGGTGGACGAGCGCAAGCAATGGCCGAGGGGTAACGACGAGTCGATGCCCCGCGGCAACATCAAACCCGACCGCCGGGCGCAGGAGGGACGTGCGCTGTGCCGGGTAAACGACGCCGGGTGGTGGCCGCTCGTGTCCCGCTGTCGCGAGTTGGGTGAGGCCGATGACGAGTTGATTCGGGGGGTGTTCGCAGCGCTGAAGCGGTGGTCGTGGGGCGTACGCCCGACATGGGTGACCTACGTCGAGA
Coding sequences:
- a CDS encoding RecQ family ATP-dependent DNA helicase — protein: MTDVATDATRLLKQLAGPSARLRPAQLEAIEAVVGQRRRALVVQRTGFGKSAVYFIAAKLLRERGAGPALVVSPLLALMRDQVAAAERMGVRSATINSTNLEEWADIEAQLGAGELDLLCISPERLNHPRFAREVLPRLAAGLGLLVIDEAHCISDWGHDFRPDYRRIRDAIANLDPSTPVIATTATANERVSLDVAEQLGDDVLVLRGTLDRESLSLGVTNLATQAERLAWLAQRMVQVEGTGIVYCLTVDQTQQVAEFLQREGLDARAYSGKTSTEERLILEDDFKANRLKALVATSALGMGVDKADVTFVYHLGAPPSPIAYYQQVGRAGRSVDHAEGWLLPGAEDRAIWEYFASVGLPPERLVQRVLEALGDATERGAGPVSVAALERQVDLRRTRLETLLKILDVDGAVERTSQGWVLTGQPWVYDRERVERVEQARRDEADQMVAYATAATCLMRFLREALDDPEAVDCGRCSVCTGSGDPVDLDEATVRRAVEFLRGVDVVVDERKQWPRGNDESMPRGNIKPDRRAQEGRALCRVNDAGWWPLVSRCRELGEADDELIRGVFAALKRWSWGVRPTWVTYVETEGVDPASGAAHLARSVAERIATAGKLQLAPTLTWRGGVGTSSNSAFRATDVWNGLVLEHEPPSLAGPVLLILDEVDSRWTQTVAAYRLLEAGSGPVLPFALILR